Proteins from a genomic interval of Streptomyces sp. Tu6071:
- a CDS encoding cytochrome c oxidase assembly protein, with the protein MDHSGHGMMSDLPPFTLGRGLEPSPDVFFLVACLLGLGLYGWGVARLRRRGDSWSWGRTIPFVLGVLTIMLVMCTKLNDYGMVMFSVHMVQHMVISMLSPILILLGAPMTLALRALPVAGRGRKGPREWLLWLLHSRYMRVVTHPLFTIPLFIASLYALYFTPLFDFLMESTAGHIAMMVHFLAVGVVFFWPIMGVDPGPHRPGYLMRMLELFAGMPFHAFFGIALMMASTTMVGTFENPPASLGVDALSDQTAAGGIAWAFSEVPSVVVLLVLLMQWYRSEQRQARRTDRAADRDGDAELNAYNDYLASLQGRS; encoded by the coding sequence ATGGATCACAGCGGGCACGGCATGATGTCCGATCTGCCGCCGTTCACGCTGGGGCGGGGACTCGAACCCTCCCCCGACGTGTTCTTCCTCGTCGCCTGCCTGCTGGGGCTCGGGCTCTACGGCTGGGGCGTGGCGCGGCTGCGGCGGCGCGGCGACTCCTGGTCCTGGGGACGGACGATCCCGTTCGTGCTCGGGGTGCTGACGATCATGCTCGTGATGTGCACGAAGCTGAACGACTACGGCATGGTCATGTTCAGCGTGCACATGGTGCAGCACATGGTCATCAGCATGCTCTCGCCGATCCTGATCCTGCTGGGTGCCCCCATGACGCTCGCGCTGCGCGCGCTGCCCGTCGCGGGGCGGGGCCGCAAGGGGCCGCGCGAGTGGCTGCTGTGGCTCCTGCACAGCCGGTACATGCGGGTCGTCACGCACCCGCTCTTCACCATCCCGCTCTTCATCGCGAGCCTCTACGCGCTGTACTTCACGCCGCTCTTCGACTTCCTCATGGAGTCGACCGCCGGGCACATCGCGATGATGGTGCACTTCCTCGCGGTCGGCGTCGTCTTCTTCTGGCCGATCATGGGCGTGGACCCGGGCCCGCACCGGCCGGGCTACCTCATGCGGATGCTGGAGCTGTTCGCGGGCATGCCCTTCCACGCCTTCTTCGGGATCGCGCTCATGATGGCGTCCACGACGATGGTCGGCACCTTCGAGAACCCGCCCGCCTCGCTCGGCGTCGACGCCCTCTCCGACCAGACCGCGGCGGGCGGCATCGCCTGGGCGTTCAGCGAGGTCCCCTCGGTCGTCGTCCTCCTCGTCCTCCTCATGCAGTGGTACCGCTCCGAACAACGCCAGGCCCGCCGCACCGACCGGGCGGCGGACCGCGACGGCGACGCGGAGCTGAACGCGTACAACGACTACCTGGCGTCGTTGCAGGGCCGGAGCTGA
- a CDS encoding 6-phosphofructokinase, with protein MRIGVLTSGGDCPGLNAVIRSVVHRAGALGDEVIGFHDGWRGLLECDWRPLDHDAVAGILAQGGTVLGSSRVQPAHLRDGVERARAHLADLGLDAVVPIGGEGTLKAAKLLSDAGLPLVGVPKTIDNDIAATDVTFGFDTAVGVATDALDRLKTTAESHQRVLIVEVMGRHTGWIALHSGMAAGAHAVLVPERPFDVAEVAERVGARFDAGKRFAIVVVAEGAKPLPGTMKYEDGERDIYGHERFSGVARQLSLELEDRLGKEARPVILGHVQRGGTPTAYDRVLATRFGREAVEAVHRGEFGRMTALRGTEIVMVPLADAVATLKTVPAARYEECETVV; from the coding sequence ATGCGCATTGGCGTGCTGACGTCCGGTGGGGACTGCCCGGGGCTCAACGCGGTCATCCGCTCCGTCGTTCACCGGGCGGGCGCCCTCGGTGACGAGGTGATCGGTTTCCACGACGGCTGGCGCGGGCTCCTGGAGTGCGACTGGCGGCCCCTCGACCACGACGCGGTCGCCGGCATCCTGGCGCAGGGCGGGACGGTGCTCGGTTCCTCCCGGGTGCAGCCCGCGCACCTGCGCGACGGCGTGGAGCGGGCGCGGGCGCACCTCGCGGACCTCGGTCTCGACGCGGTCGTGCCGATCGGCGGCGAGGGCACCCTCAAGGCCGCGAAGCTGCTCTCGGACGCCGGGCTGCCCCTCGTCGGCGTGCCCAAGACGATCGACAACGACATCGCGGCGACCGACGTCACCTTCGGCTTCGACACGGCGGTGGGGGTCGCGACCGACGCGCTCGACCGGCTCAAGACGACCGCCGAGTCGCACCAGCGGGTCCTCATCGTCGAGGTGATGGGCCGGCACACCGGCTGGATAGCGCTGCACTCCGGGATGGCGGCGGGCGCGCACGCGGTGCTCGTGCCCGAGCGGCCCTTCGACGTCGCCGAGGTCGCCGAGCGGGTCGGCGCGCGCTTCGACGCGGGCAAGCGCTTCGCGATCGTCGTCGTCGCCGAGGGCGCGAAGCCGCTGCCGGGCACGATGAAGTACGAGGACGGCGAGCGCGACATCTACGGGCACGAGCGCTTCTCGGGCGTCGCCCGCCAGCTCTCCCTGGAGCTGGAGGACCGGCTCGGCAAGGAGGCCCGCCCGGTGATCCTCGGGCACGTGCAGCGCGGCGGGACCCCGACCGCGTACGACAGGGTCCTCGCCACGCGCTTCGGGCGCGAGGCGGTCGAGGCCGTGCACCGCGGCGAGTTCGGGCGGATGACGGCGCTGCGCGGCACGGAGATCGTCATGGTGCCGCTCGCCGACGCCGTCGCGACGCTCAAGACGGTGCCCGCGGCGCGGTACGAGGAGTGCGAGACCGTGGTCTGA
- a CDS encoding type 1 glutamine amidotransferase: MSDNSLRLVWIYPDLLSTYGDQGNALVVERRARQRGLGVTRVDVRSDQPVPTSGDIYLIGGGEDRPQRLAAERLRRDGGLQRAVGNGAIVFSVCAGYQILGHEFVNDLGQREPGLGLLDVVSVRGEGERCVGDVLADIDPRLGLPPLTGFENHQGVTHLGPTARPFARTRLGKGNGTGDGTEGAFNDTVFGTYMHGPVMARNPQIADLLLKLALDVNALPPVNDQWYEALRDERIAAATRPE; the protein is encoded by the coding sequence ATGAGCGACAACAGTCTTCGTCTGGTCTGGATCTACCCGGACCTGCTGAGCACGTACGGCGACCAGGGCAACGCCCTCGTCGTCGAGCGGCGGGCGCGCCAGCGCGGCCTCGGCGTCACGCGCGTGGACGTGCGCAGCGACCAGCCGGTGCCGACCTCGGGCGACATCTACCTCATCGGCGGCGGCGAGGACAGGCCGCAGCGGCTCGCGGCCGAGCGGCTGCGCCGCGACGGCGGCCTGCAGCGCGCGGTGGGCAACGGGGCGATCGTCTTCTCGGTGTGCGCCGGGTACCAGATCCTCGGACACGAGTTCGTCAACGACCTCGGGCAGCGGGAGCCGGGCCTCGGGCTGCTCGACGTCGTCTCGGTACGGGGCGAGGGCGAGCGGTGCGTGGGCGACGTGCTCGCCGACATCGATCCCCGGCTCGGCCTGCCGCCGCTGACCGGCTTCGAGAACCACCAGGGCGTGACCCACCTCGGCCCGACCGCGCGCCCCTTCGCGCGGACCCGGCTCGGCAAGGGCAACGGGACCGGGGACGGGACCGAGGGCGCGTTCAACGACACGGTGTTCGGGACCTACATGCACGGGCCCGTGATGGCGCGGAACCCGCAGATCGCCGACCTGCTGCTGAAGCTGGCGCTGGACGTCAACGCGCTGCCGCCGGTCAACGACCAGTGGTACGAAGCCCTCAGGGACGAGCGGATCGCTGCCGCGACCCGGCCCGAATAG
- a CDS encoding MurT ligase domain-containing protein codes for MTANSEPLSARAKLAVTAGKAAAAVSRAAGRGSGSVIGGKVALRLEPDLLARLATHLDVVLVSATNGKTTTTRLIAEALRAAGPVVSNALGANMPAGITSALAGGSDARYGVIEVDEKYLAGVARDVEPKAIALLNLSRDQLDRAAETRMLAERWREGLAGSKAVVVANADDPLVVWAASSSPHVIWVAAGQEWKDDAWSCPSCGGVMQRPGDDWFCGECGFRRPAASWALSGEHVLDPHGSAWPIHLQLPGRANRANAATSAAVAAVFGVPPQVALERMWQVQAVAGRYDTVQFQGRDLRLLLAKNPAGWLETFSLIDPPPTPVLLSVNARGADGTDTSWLWDVDYTRLAGHPIFVIGDRKLDLAVRLEVANLDFRVCESVDEAVRMAPPGRIEAIANYTAFQDLRRRVGN; via the coding sequence ATGACAGCCAACTCGGAGCCGCTGTCGGCACGGGCCAAACTGGCCGTGACGGCGGGCAAGGCCGCCGCGGCGGTGTCCCGAGCGGCGGGGCGCGGAAGCGGGTCGGTGATCGGCGGCAAGGTGGCTCTCCGGCTTGAGCCGGACCTGCTCGCCCGGCTCGCGACGCACCTCGACGTCGTACTGGTCTCCGCGACCAACGGCAAGACCACCACGACCCGGCTCATCGCCGAGGCCCTGCGCGCCGCGGGCCCCGTGGTCTCCAACGCGCTCGGCGCCAACATGCCCGCGGGGATCACCTCCGCGCTCGCCGGGGGCTCCGACGCGCGCTACGGCGTGATCGAGGTCGACGAGAAGTACCTCGCGGGTGTCGCGCGGGACGTCGAACCCAAGGCGATCGCGCTGCTCAACCTCTCGCGCGACCAGCTCGACCGGGCCGCCGAGACCCGCATGCTCGCCGAGCGCTGGCGCGAGGGTCTCGCGGGCAGCAAGGCCGTCGTCGTCGCCAACGCGGACGACCCGCTGGTCGTGTGGGCGGCCTCGTCCTCGCCGCACGTCATCTGGGTGGCGGCCGGGCAGGAGTGGAAGGACGACGCCTGGTCGTGCCCCTCCTGCGGCGGTGTCATGCAGCGTCCGGGCGACGACTGGTTCTGCGGCGAGTGCGGTTTCCGCCGCCCCGCCGCGAGCTGGGCGCTGTCCGGCGAGCACGTCCTCGATCCGCACGGCTCGGCCTGGCCGATCCACCTCCAGCTCCCGGGGCGCGCGAACCGCGCCAACGCCGCGACCTCCGCCGCCGTCGCCGCCGTCTTCGGGGTGCCGCCGCAGGTCGCCCTGGAGCGCATGTGGCAGGTCCAGGCAGTCGCCGGACGCTACGACACGGTGCAGTTCCAGGGCCGTGACCTGCGCCTGCTGCTCGCGAAGAACCCGGCCGGCTGGCTGGAGACCTTCTCGCTCATCGACCCGCCCCCCACCCCCGTGCTCCTGTCGGTCAACGCGCGCGGCGCGGACGGCACCGACACCTCCTGGCTCTGGGACGTGGACTACACGCGGCTCGCCGGGCATCCCATCTTCGTCATCGGGGACCGCAAGCTCGACCTCGCGGTCCGTCTCGAAGTGGCCAATCTCGACTTCCGGGTCTGCGAGAGCGTGGACGAGGCGGTGCGCATGGCCCCGCCGGGGCGTATCGAGGCGATCGCCAACTACACGGCGTTCCAGGACTTGCGCCGACGCGTGGGGAATTGA
- the def gene encoding peptide deformylase — MRRRPIPGSSGQVRPLSLYGAPVLTTPARETGDFGPWLEKLVEDLFATMYAARGVGLAAPQIGEDVRVFVYDCPDDEDRRHLGHLVNPRLVEVDGPVVRGPEGCLSLPGLEAGTPRFDRAVVEGRTADGARRRVEGTGFFARCLQHEYDHLEGGLYVDRLDARRHRKVLREAGRTGWGRAAGL; from the coding sequence ATGCGACGACGTCCCATCCCGGGCAGTTCCGGACAGGTCCGGCCCCTCAGCCTCTACGGCGCCCCCGTGCTCACCACTCCCGCGCGCGAGACCGGGGACTTCGGTCCGTGGCTGGAAAAGCTCGTGGAGGACCTCTTCGCGACGATGTACGCCGCCCGGGGGGTCGGGCTGGCGGCCCCGCAGATCGGCGAGGACGTACGGGTCTTCGTGTACGACTGCCCCGACGACGAGGACCGCCGCCACCTCGGACACCTCGTCAACCCCCGCCTCGTCGAGGTCGACGGCCCTGTGGTGCGCGGCCCCGAGGGCTGCCTGTCCCTGCCGGGCCTCGAAGCGGGCACCCCGCGCTTCGACCGCGCGGTCGTCGAGGGCCGTACGGCGGACGGGGCGCGCCGCCGCGTCGAGGGCACGGGCTTCTTCGCCCGCTGCCTCCAGCACGAGTACGACCACCTGGAGGGCGGCCTCTACGTGGACCGGCTCGACGCGCGCCGCCACCGCAAGGTCCTGCGGGAGGCGGGCCGCACGGGCTGGGGGAGGGCCGCCGGCCTGTGA
- a CDS encoding TetR family transcriptional regulator, translating into MESTDTKGRAARQRTAQQRTAALRRRELLEAADRVVLREGPGASMNAIAAEAGITKPILYRHFGDKGGLYRALATRHTDALLAALRQALDAPASTRRERVRRTLDTYLAAIEARPQVYRFLMHPAEDAPTPEGAGFDVGRHSAPLLRRLGEELAEVIAERVDPGPGGTRRARVWGHGIVGMMHAAGDWWLAERPCGRKELVEDLTELLWGMLGEVPDRGEDGPRF; encoded by the coding sequence GTGGAGAGCACGGACACGAAGGGCCGTGCCGCGCGGCAGCGTACGGCACAGCAGCGGACGGCGGCGCTGCGTCGGCGCGAACTCCTGGAGGCCGCCGACCGCGTGGTACTGCGCGAGGGACCCGGCGCCTCGATGAACGCGATCGCCGCCGAGGCCGGGATCACCAAGCCGATCCTCTACCGGCACTTCGGCGACAAGGGCGGCCTGTACCGGGCGCTCGCGACCCGGCACACCGACGCCCTGCTCGCCGCGCTGCGCCAGGCGCTCGACGCACCGGCCTCGACGCGCAGGGAGCGCGTGCGCCGCACGCTCGACACCTACCTCGCCGCGATCGAGGCCCGGCCGCAGGTCTACCGCTTCCTCATGCACCCCGCAGAGGACGCCCCCACGCCCGAGGGCGCGGGCTTCGACGTGGGCCGCCACTCCGCGCCGCTCCTGCGCCGCCTCGGCGAGGAACTGGCGGAGGTCATCGCCGAACGCGTCGACCCGGGCCCCGGCGGCACCCGCAGGGCCCGCGTCTGGGGCCACGGCATCGTCGGAATGATGCACGCGGCGGGCGACTGGTGGCTCGCCGAACGCCCCTGCGGTCGCAAGGAGCTGGTGGAGGATCTGACGGAACTGCTCTGGGGGATGCTCGGCGAGGTCCCGGACCGGGGCGAGGACGGCCCGCGCTTCTGA
- a CDS encoding acyl-CoA dehydrogenase family protein, giving the protein MAEFTMDLNEEQREIRDWLHGFAADVIRPAAAEWDEREETPWPVIQEAAKLGIYSLDFYAQQFFDPTGLGIPMTMEELFWGDAGIGLSIVGTGLAAVGVLANGTEEQIGTWVPQMYGTPDDVKVAAFCSSEPDAGSDVAGMRTRAVYDEAKDEWVLNGTKTWATNGGIANVHVVVAVVDPGLGSKGHASFIVPPGTKGLSQGQKFKKHGIRASHTAEVVLEDVRVPGHCLLGGKEKLDQRLARARERAKAQGGERIKNAAMATFEASRPAVGAMAVGTARAAYEEALEYAKTRTQFGRPVIDNQGIAFQLADMRTRIDAARLLVWRASWMATTGKPFTSAEGSMSKLFASETAKQVTAQAIQIFGGNGYTREYPVERMHRDSAIYTIFEGTSEIQRLVIARTLAGVPIR; this is encoded by the coding sequence ATGGCCGAGTTCACGATGGATCTCAACGAGGAACAGCGGGAGATCCGCGACTGGCTGCACGGCTTCGCCGCCGACGTCATCCGGCCCGCCGCGGCCGAGTGGGACGAGCGCGAGGAGACGCCCTGGCCGGTGATCCAGGAGGCGGCCAAACTCGGCATCTACTCGCTGGACTTCTACGCCCAGCAGTTCTTCGACCCGACCGGGCTCGGCATCCCGATGACGATGGAGGAGCTGTTCTGGGGCGACGCGGGCATCGGCCTGTCGATCGTCGGCACGGGCCTCGCCGCGGTCGGCGTGCTCGCCAACGGCACCGAGGAGCAGATCGGCACGTGGGTGCCGCAGATGTACGGGACCCCCGACGACGTCAAGGTCGCGGCCTTCTGCTCCTCGGAGCCCGACGCGGGCTCGGACGTCGCGGGGATGCGCACGCGCGCGGTCTACGACGAGGCGAAGGACGAGTGGGTGCTGAACGGCACCAAGACCTGGGCGACCAACGGCGGGATAGCCAACGTCCACGTCGTGGTCGCGGTCGTGGACCCCGGGCTCGGCTCCAAGGGCCACGCCTCCTTCATCGTCCCGCCCGGAACGAAGGGCCTCTCCCAGGGCCAGAAGTTCAAGAAGCACGGCATCCGCGCCTCGCACACCGCCGAGGTCGTCCTCGAGGACGTGCGGGTGCCCGGACACTGCCTGCTCGGCGGCAAGGAGAAGCTCGACCAGCGCCTCGCGCGGGCCCGCGAGCGGGCGAAGGCCCAGGGCGGCGAGCGGATCAAGAACGCGGCGATGGCGACCTTCGAGGCGTCCCGCCCGGCGGTCGGCGCGATGGCGGTCGGCACCGCCCGCGCCGCGTACGAGGAGGCCCTGGAGTACGCGAAGACCCGCACCCAGTTCGGCCGCCCCGTCATCGACAACCAGGGCATCGCCTTCCAGCTCGCCGACATGCGCACCCGTATCGACGCCGCGCGCCTCCTCGTGTGGCGCGCCTCCTGGATGGCCACCACGGGCAAGCCCTTCACCTCGGCCGAGGGCTCGATGTCGAAGCTCTTCGCGAGCGAGACGGCCAAGCAGGTCACCGCGCAGGCGATCCAGATCTTCGGCGGGAACGGCTACACGCGCGAGTACCCGGTGGAGCGGATGCACAGGGACAGCGCGATCTACACGATCTTCGAAGGCACGAGCGAGATCCAGCGGCTCGTCATCGCGCGCACGCTCGCGGGAGTACCGATCCGCTGA
- a CDS encoding flavoprotein, which produces MTSPVLYLLASAAGPTQYLDDGVRAAQADGWDVHAVLTPTAARWWEPRMGELEEVTGHPAVWEYRVPGQDVRGASSLPKADAMLFAPLTTTSTCKWAAGITDTAALGIVAEAVHMAVPVVAMPFWNASLYAQPAVRVAEENLRGQGVQLVFGPGEPHPPKTGSARDFPWDLAVSAVREAVRQTVPPRA; this is translated from the coding sequence ATGACGAGTCCAGTTCTCTATCTCCTTGCGAGCGCGGCCGGCCCGACCCAGTACCTGGACGACGGCGTGCGGGCCGCGCAGGCGGACGGCTGGGACGTCCATGCCGTTCTCACGCCGACGGCCGCGCGGTGGTGGGAGCCGCGCATGGGCGAGCTGGAGGAGGTGACCGGGCATCCGGCGGTGTGGGAGTACCGGGTGCCTGGCCAGGACGTGCGGGGCGCGTCGTCGTTGCCGAAGGCGGACGCGATGCTGTTCGCGCCGCTCACGACGACGTCCACGTGCAAGTGGGCGGCGGGGATCACGGATACGGCCGCGCTCGGGATCGTGGCCGAGGCCGTGCACATGGCCGTGCCCGTGGTGGCGATGCCCTTCTGGAACGCCTCGCTCTACGCTCAGCCGGCCGTGCGCGTGGCCGAGGAGAACTTGCGGGGGCAGGGCGTGCAGCTCGTCTTCGGGCCCGGGGAGCCGCATCCGCCGAAGACGGGCTCGGCGCGGGACTTCCCGTGGGATCTCGCGGTGAGCGCCGTGCGTGAGGCGGTCCGTCAGACGGTGCCCCCTCGGGCGTAG
- a CDS encoding TetR/AcrR family transcriptional regulator, giving the protein MHIHNVRGQLFEAAERVLLRDGPDALTSRAVTEEANCAKGVLHRHFADFDAFLAELVLDRVRGVEDRTTTLLAAAGTGSVVDNLADALQDLFGPVTVAVVALVTFRDGLRARLREAGLTGIPLAMQGTAMIAAYLAAERESGRLAGDADIDTLAPTLVGAGHLLFADRTSAPPQTTTVRKMVTTVIAGALRPPQS; this is encoded by the coding sequence GTGCACATCCACAACGTGCGCGGCCAGTTGTTCGAAGCCGCCGAGCGCGTCCTGCTCCGGGACGGGCCCGACGCGTTGACCAGCCGGGCGGTCACGGAGGAGGCGAACTGCGCCAAGGGCGTGCTGCACCGGCACTTCGCCGACTTCGACGCTTTCCTGGCGGAGCTGGTCCTCGACCGCGTCCGCGGCGTCGAGGACCGAACCACGACTCTGCTTGCCGCCGCCGGCACCGGGAGCGTGGTGGACAACCTCGCCGACGCCCTGCAGGATCTGTTCGGGCCGGTCACGGTGGCAGTCGTCGCGCTCGTCACCTTCCGCGACGGCCTCCGCGCCCGGCTGCGTGAGGCCGGTCTGACCGGTATCCCGCTGGCCATGCAAGGCACCGCCATGATCGCCGCATACCTCGCCGCCGAGCGGGAGTCGGGGCGCCTGGCCGGTGACGCCGACATCGACACACTCGCGCCCACCCTCGTCGGGGCCGGGCACCTGCTGTTCGCCGACCGGACAAGCGCCCCACCGCAAACCACCACCGTCCGCAAGATGGTGACCACCGTCATCGCCGGCGCCTTGCGACCACCCCAATCGTGA
- a CDS encoding class I SAM-dependent methyltransferase, giving the protein MPTLSQGQPDKSGPEPHRHRQTAESFGVDAERYDRARPPYPQALVDRIVAASPGRHVLDVGAGTGIEARQFQAVGCTVLGVEPDERMAAFTRRSRVEVEVARFEDWQPAGRQFDAVIAGTAWHWVDPVAGAAKAAQVLRPGGRLAPFHHVPQLPAEVIDALAQALQRVAPDSPFNPGLLRGSAVDAYQPLFAKIADGIRQTGSFSEPEQWRFAWERTYSRAEWLDQLPTFGGLTQLPADKMEEVLDSAGTAIDKLGGHATMPYTSVVITSTRSNTA; this is encoded by the coding sequence ATGCCCACTTTATCGCAGGGACAGCCGGACAAGTCCGGCCCCGAGCCCCACCGCCACCGGCAGACAGCCGAGTCGTTCGGCGTCGACGCCGAACGCTACGACCGCGCCCGACCTCCGTATCCCCAGGCCCTGGTGGACAGGATCGTCGCGGCAAGCCCCGGTCGGCACGTCCTCGACGTCGGGGCCGGGACCGGCATCGAGGCTCGGCAATTCCAGGCGGTCGGCTGCACGGTGCTCGGTGTCGAACCCGACGAGCGGATGGCCGCCTTCACACGACGCAGCCGCGTTGAGGTCGAGGTCGCCAGGTTCGAGGACTGGCAGCCGGCCGGGCGGCAGTTCGACGCGGTCATCGCCGGCACCGCCTGGCACTGGGTGGACCCTGTCGCCGGCGCGGCCAAGGCGGCCCAGGTGCTCCGGCCCGGCGGCCGGCTGGCTCCGTTCCATCACGTCCCCCAGCTCCCGGCCGAGGTGATCGACGCCCTCGCCCAAGCCCTCCAACGGGTCGCCCCCGATTCCCCGTTCAACCCCGGCCTGCTGAGAGGATCGGCCGTGGACGCATACCAGCCACTGTTCGCGAAAATCGCCGACGGGATCCGGCAGACCGGCAGCTTCAGCGAGCCGGAACAGTGGCGCTTCGCCTGGGAGCGCACCTACTCCCGAGCGGAGTGGCTCGACCAGCTCCCCACCTTCGGCGGCCTCACCCAACTCCCCGCAGACAAAATGGAGGAGGTCCTGGACAGCGCCGGAACCGCGATCGACAAGCTCGGCGGCCACGCCACCATGCCCTACACATCCGTCGTGATCACCTCGACCCGCTCCAACACGGCCTGA
- a CDS encoding DUF5709 domain-containing protein, with protein sequence MDSDDTGRGDDVYQPDGSEERDDDDFAQLDYDDTLLDPDVKDPLDEGYSPVERPLAADRDGTTLAESEEGETLDQRLAEELPDIGDPQGDGLGDALDTDGELRDDEVGEDRSGRLVAPDEGLGPDTEKDMVASDVGIDGAAASAEEAAVHVVEDDENDLPVDEDVNDLP encoded by the coding sequence GTGGACAGCGATGACACGGGCCGCGGCGACGACGTCTACCAGCCGGACGGCTCCGAGGAGCGGGACGACGACGACTTCGCCCAGCTCGACTACGACGACACCCTCCTCGACCCCGACGTGAAGGACCCGCTCGACGAGGGCTACTCGCCTGTGGAGCGTCCCCTCGCCGCCGACCGGGACGGCACCACGCTCGCCGAGAGCGAGGAGGGTGAGACGCTCGACCAGCGCCTGGCCGAGGAACTGCCCGACATCGGTGACCCGCAGGGCGACGGCCTCGGCGACGCGCTCGACACGGACGGCGAGCTGCGCGACGACGAGGTGGGCGAGGACCGCTCGGGGCGGCTCGTCGCCCCGGACGAGGGCCTCGGGCCCGACACCGAGAAGGACATGGTCGCCTCGGACGTCGGCATCGACGGCGCCGCGGCCTCCGCCGAGGAGGCCGCCGTGCACGTCGTCGAGGACGACGAGAACGACCTCCCCGTCGACGAGGACGTCAACGACCTTCCCTGA
- a CDS encoding type B 50S ribosomal protein L31, producing MQKDKQPDYHPVVFRDRAAGYAFLTRSTATSGETVQWDDGETYPVVDVEISSESHPFYTGKARVVDSEGQVAKFQKRYGGEGGGAR from the coding sequence ATGCAGAAGGACAAGCAGCCCGACTACCACCCCGTCGTCTTCCGCGACCGGGCCGCGGGGTACGCCTTCCTCACCCGCTCCACCGCGACCAGCGGCGAGACGGTCCAGTGGGACGACGGCGAGACGTACCCCGTCGTCGATGTCGAGATCTCCTCCGAGAGCCACCCCTTCTACACCGGCAAGGCGCGGGTCGTCGACAGCGAGGGACAGGTCGCCAAGTTCCAGAAGCGGTACGGCGGCGAAGGCGGCGGCGCCCGCTGA
- the adhP gene encoding alcohol dehydrogenase AdhP, which yields MKAAVVPGFTEPLAVEDREIPAPTGRQALVRMETSGLCHTDIHAARGDWPVKPSPPFVPGHEGIGIVEATGPEAGHLAVGARVAVPWLGTACGHCDHCVSGWETLCLQQQNTGYSVDGTHSEYALADADYVVAVPEGIDPLDAAPLTCAGVTTYKAVKVGGTRPGQRVLVSGIGGLGHLALQYARIFGGETIAVDITDEKLALARELGADHVIDARDQDVAEEVARLGGADVAISTAVDNDSFRAAYSALRRGGTLVLVALPAEGSLELPVFETVLSGKTVVGSIVGTRQDLAEVFRLHRLGRTRVIRETRRLEDINLAIDEVLSGKVTARLVFDLR from the coding sequence ATGAAGGCAGCCGTCGTCCCCGGCTTCACCGAGCCCCTCGCCGTCGAGGACCGCGAGATCCCCGCACCCACCGGGCGCCAGGCACTCGTGCGCATGGAGACCTCCGGGCTCTGCCACACCGATATCCACGCCGCGCGCGGCGACTGGCCCGTCAAGCCCTCGCCGCCCTTCGTGCCGGGGCACGAGGGCATCGGCATCGTGGAGGCCACCGGCCCCGAGGCGGGACACCTCGCGGTCGGCGCCCGCGTCGCCGTGCCCTGGCTCGGCACCGCGTGCGGCCACTGCGACCACTGCGTCTCGGGCTGGGAGACGCTGTGCCTCCAGCAGCAGAACACCGGCTACTCGGTCGACGGCACGCACAGCGAGTACGCGCTCGCCGACGCCGACTACGTGGTGGCGGTTCCCGAGGGCATCGACCCGCTCGACGCCGCGCCCCTGACGTGCGCCGGCGTCACCACGTACAAAGCCGTCAAGGTCGGCGGGACCCGGCCCGGACAGCGCGTCCTCGTCTCCGGGATCGGCGGCCTCGGGCACCTCGCGCTCCAGTACGCGCGGATCTTCGGCGGCGAGACCATCGCCGTCGACATCACCGACGAAAAGCTCGCCCTCGCCCGCGAACTCGGCGCCGACCACGTCATCGACGCCCGCGACCAGGACGTCGCCGAGGAGGTCGCGCGGCTCGGCGGCGCCGACGTCGCGATCTCCACCGCCGTCGACAACGACTCCTTCCGCGCCGCCTACAGCGCCCTGCGGCGCGGCGGCACCCTCGTCCTCGTCGCGCTCCCCGCCGAGGGAAGCCTCGAACTGCCCGTCTTCGAGACCGTGCTGAGCGGCAAGACCGTCGTCGGCTCGATCGTCGGCACCCGGCAGGACCTCGCCGAGGTCTTCCGCCTCCACCGGCTCGGCCGCACCCGCGTCATCCGCGAGACCCGCCGCCTGGAGGACATCAACCTCGCGATCGACGAGGTGCTCTCGGGAAAGGTCACGGCGCGACTCGTCTTCGACCTGCGGTGA